A single Anatilimnocola floriformis DNA region contains:
- a CDS encoding response regulator, giving the protein MITSNFSAEGLSMIVCVCLVAVGALATLACVLGGTCWWLFRNGRTHSTTNHAVPAGTTTSVAVAQLLQAMEEQRLTGDFSQEVPANNSTEVGQIAGLYNRVVERAQAEIRSREDVVRALRTAEEKYRSIFENAVEGIFQTTPDGQYIAANPTLARIYGYENVGQMQRGIRDIQHQLYVDPRRRHEFAQQIKETGVVRNFESQVFRCDGKVIWISENARVIRDDAGDVQYYEGTVEDISERKHAEELIRQKEAALASSSAKSEFLARMSHEIRTPLNGVIGMLELLQGTHLTQQQHRYARVAKNSADTLLALVNDILDFSKIEAGKLELEQTDFDLHALLEDSCELFAEKAAEKGIELVCHLAPDLPTSVASDPDRLRQIVVNLINNALKFTQRGQVVLHALRDEVEHPDEHVVNVRFTVEDTGIGIPTDRVDRLFQSFSQVDVSTTRKYGGTGLGLAICRELVTLYGGEIGVNSTLNKGSQFWFTIPLKVQPLTQRRPLIMPQNLANVRVLAVDDNQTNRELLEEQFASWGLPIDTVPGGREALERLAMGHSQKRPFQLVLLDFNMPGMDGLELARAIRLQPDFEEARLVMLSSSGTLFDDPRLARSGLSACLPKPVRQSKLFDTVVEMFGPQRKAQPHALPAAAPALRINKKNVRILVAEDNEVNQQVVSEILAAAGYHCELVGNGRLALEELARRDYDLVLMDCQMPELDGFETTRTIRKQEAETKAARRLPIIALTANAVAGDRDRCLSAGMDNYVTKPINPTLLLAAIEEILPRTETPVATTTESTPEAATATTTQPVEEESMSKILPILDLKPLRARCMNDDSFLKRVLDKALVRIPVDVLSVLTAAEETNFENLARGAHSLAGMSANLEAQQLLAAARGLEDLAKKHEADALPALLVELRHAASHTEAAIVALSNQLGAQLATAGGAA; this is encoded by the coding sequence ATGATTACTTCCAATTTCTCAGCCGAAGGTCTATCGATGATTGTCTGCGTTTGCCTGGTCGCCGTTGGCGCCCTGGCGACGCTTGCGTGCGTTCTCGGCGGCACTTGCTGGTGGCTGTTCCGCAACGGACGGACGCACTCAACGACCAATCACGCCGTTCCGGCAGGCACAACCACTTCTGTTGCCGTTGCTCAGTTGTTGCAAGCGATGGAGGAGCAACGACTCACTGGCGATTTCAGCCAGGAAGTGCCGGCAAACAATAGTACCGAAGTCGGCCAAATCGCCGGTCTCTACAACCGCGTCGTCGAGCGCGCACAAGCTGAGATCCGCAGCCGCGAAGATGTTGTGCGAGCACTGCGCACCGCCGAAGAAAAGTATCGCAGCATTTTTGAGAACGCCGTTGAAGGCATTTTTCAAACGACTCCCGACGGCCAATATATTGCCGCCAATCCCACGCTTGCCCGCATCTACGGCTATGAAAACGTCGGCCAAATGCAGCGGGGCATTCGTGATATTCAGCATCAGTTGTACGTCGATCCGCGGCGGCGTCATGAGTTTGCCCAGCAAATCAAAGAGACCGGGGTCGTTCGCAATTTCGAATCGCAAGTCTTTCGCTGCGACGGCAAGGTGATTTGGATTTCGGAAAATGCCCGCGTGATTCGCGATGATGCCGGCGATGTGCAGTACTACGAAGGAACAGTCGAAGACATCAGCGAACGTAAGCACGCCGAAGAACTGATCCGCCAGAAGGAAGCCGCCCTCGCCTCGAGCTCGGCCAAGAGCGAGTTCCTCGCCCGCATGAGCCATGAAATCCGCACGCCGCTCAACGGCGTGATCGGGATGCTCGAATTGCTGCAAGGAACTCACCTCACGCAGCAGCAGCATCGCTATGCTCGCGTCGCGAAGAACTCCGCCGACACTCTGCTGGCCCTGGTTAATGACATTCTCGATTTTTCGAAGATCGAAGCCGGCAAGCTGGAGTTAGAACAAACCGATTTCGATCTGCATGCTTTGCTCGAAGACAGCTGCGAGCTGTTTGCTGAGAAAGCCGCCGAAAAAGGAATCGAACTGGTCTGTCATCTTGCTCCCGACCTGCCGACCAGCGTGGCGAGCGATCCTGATCGCTTGCGGCAAATCGTGGTGAACCTGATCAACAACGCGCTAAAGTTCACGCAGCGCGGCCAAGTGGTGCTGCATGCGTTGCGTGACGAAGTGGAGCATCCCGATGAGCACGTCGTCAACGTTCGCTTCACCGTCGAAGACACCGGCATCGGCATTCCAACCGACCGCGTCGACCGCTTGTTCCAATCATTCTCGCAGGTCGATGTCTCGACCACCCGCAAATACGGCGGAACTGGCTTAGGCCTGGCGATTTGCCGCGAGCTGGTCACGCTCTACGGCGGCGAGATCGGAGTGAACAGTACGCTCAATAAAGGTTCGCAGTTCTGGTTCACGATTCCGCTCAAGGTACAACCCCTCACGCAGCGTCGACCGCTGATCATGCCGCAAAATCTCGCCAACGTGCGAGTGCTCGCGGTCGACGACAATCAAACCAATCGCGAGCTGCTCGAAGAGCAATTTGCTAGTTGGGGCCTGCCGATCGACACGGTTCCTGGTGGTCGCGAAGCTCTCGAACGCCTCGCTATGGGCCATAGTCAGAAACGGCCTTTTCAGCTGGTGCTGCTCGATTTCAACATGCCCGGAATGGATGGCCTCGAGCTGGCGCGGGCCATTCGCCTGCAGCCCGATTTCGAAGAAGCTCGCCTGGTGATGCTCAGTTCCTCCGGCACCCTCTTCGATGATCCACGCCTGGCCCGTAGTGGTTTATCGGCCTGTTTGCCGAAGCCAGTTCGTCAGTCGAAGCTCTTCGACACGGTGGTCGAAATGTTCGGACCCCAGCGGAAGGCCCAACCGCATGCGTTGCCCGCCGCTGCTCCAGCTCTCCGCATCAACAAGAAGAACGTGCGGATTCTGGTCGCCGAAGACAACGAAGTGAATCAGCAAGTCGTTTCCGAAATTCTCGCCGCGGCCGGTTATCACTGCGAACTAGTCGGCAACGGCCGCCTCGCACTCGAGGAACTCGCTCGCCGCGATTACGACCTGGTGCTGATGGATTGCCAGATGCCGGAGCTCGACGGCTTTGAAACGACACGGACGATCCGCAAACAAGAAGCCGAGACAAAAGCCGCGCGTCGGCTGCCGATCATCGCCCTCACGGCCAACGCTGTCGCCGGCGATCGCGATCGCTGCTTGTCGGCCGGCATGGACAACTACGTGACCAAGCCGATCAACCCCACGCTGCTGCTGGCCGCGATCGAAGAAATTCTGCCGCGTACGGAAACACCGGTGGCGACAACAACTGAATCCACGCCTGAAGCGGCGACTGCAACGACAACTCAGCCGGTCGAAGAAGAGTCCATGTCAAAGATCCTGCCGATTCTCGATCTCAAGCCGCTCCGTGCTCGGTGCATGAACGACGATAGCTTTCTCAAGCGAGTCCTCGATAAAGCCCTCGTCCGCATTCCGGTCGACGTGCTCAGCGTGTTGACTGCCGCGGAAGAAACCAATTTTGAAAATCTCGCTCGCGGCGCTCACTCGCTCGCGGGCATGAGTGCCAATCTCGAAGCCCAGCAGTTGCTCGCAGCCGCTCGTGGTCTCGAGGACTTGGCCAAGAAGCATGAAGCGGACGCCCTGCCAGCGCTCCTTGTGGAACTACGTCACGCAGCCTCGCACACCGAAGCAGCCATTGTCGCGCTGAGCAATCAGCTGGGCGCGCAACTGGCGACTGCCGGCGGCGCGGCGTAA
- a CDS encoding zinc ribbon domain-containing protein: MPLIICPECAQKISTAAEACPHCGYPMRPASKGSAATCHACAQPATTRCHRCNQLSCIAHVWNVQFSGAHSTHIEHYCADCLKSHQDSQRGCLILFLVVFAIVVVGGLVFLSQLH; this comes from the coding sequence ATGCCTTTGATCATTTGTCCTGAGTGCGCGCAGAAAATCTCGACAGCCGCCGAAGCCTGCCCGCACTGCGGCTATCCAATGCGGCCTGCCTCGAAAGGCTCTGCTGCCACATGCCATGCCTGTGCTCAGCCGGCTACGACTCGTTGCCATAGGTGCAACCAATTAAGTTGCATCGCGCACGTCTGGAACGTCCAGTTCAGCGGCGCCCACTCGACTCATATCGAGCATTATTGCGCTGATTGTTTGAAGTCGCATCAAGATTCACAACGCGGTTGCTTAATACTGTTCTTGGTGGTCTTCGCAATCGTCGTCGTGGGTGGATTGGTATTCCTTAGCCAGCTTCATTAG
- a CDS encoding ABC transporter ATP-binding protein — protein sequence MRRMLGLGWKYRWGCIRLLVLQALLLCTSLSCLGLTGFGIDLIRHFIDPKAGVPDRLAFGFPPGYWEPIWQVAAIAGFILALELTRGVLNYTYALSAGYLIHTRIVVDLRAQVYDKLQRLSFNFFDANATGSIINRVTSDVQSVRAFVDGVLIQLVILTLSLIGFMGYMLSIHVWLTLACLATTPLMWLVTAIFSRMVRPLYDRNRELVDNVILRLAESIQGVQVIKGFGREQEEINRFAADNREVKDQQQGIFWRVSLFGPLIGYMTQINLVILLAYGGYLVTRGELPLGSGLIVFAGLLQQFSSQVANLTNIANSVQQSLSGAQRVFEILDAPIHVMNPVAPAHIGRARGDVSLNDIWFEYVPGSPVLSDVNLTIPAGTRIGILGATGAGKSTLLSLLCRFYDPTRGSIALDGHDLRTLDLDELRQNIGLVFQETFLFSNTVAANIAFGHPEATQAQVEKAARIAAAHEFIVDLPDGYQTVLGESGLDLSGGQRQRIAIARAVLLDPALLLLDDPAAAIDPHTEHEILGSIEQAMSGRTTFIVAHRLSTLRACDLVMVLEEGRIVQLGTHDELLAQQGHYRLAAESQFAEA from the coding sequence ATGCGCCGCATGCTCGGGCTCGGCTGGAAATATCGCTGGGGCTGTATTCGCCTGTTAGTGCTGCAGGCGCTGCTTCTGTGCACCTCGCTCTCCTGCTTGGGCCTTACCGGTTTTGGCATCGATTTGATCCGGCATTTCATCGATCCCAAGGCCGGCGTGCCCGACCGACTCGCGTTTGGCTTTCCGCCCGGTTATTGGGAACCGATTTGGCAAGTAGCTGCGATCGCAGGTTTCATTCTCGCGCTTGAGCTAACCCGCGGCGTATTGAACTACACCTACGCACTATCGGCCGGCTATCTCATTCACACTCGCATTGTGGTCGATCTGCGGGCGCAGGTTTACGACAAGTTGCAGCGCTTGTCGTTCAATTTCTTCGATGCCAACGCGACGGGTTCGATCATCAACCGCGTGACGAGCGACGTGCAGTCGGTGCGGGCCTTTGTCGACGGCGTGCTGATTCAGCTGGTCATTCTCACGCTGTCGCTCATCGGTTTCATGGGCTACATGCTGAGCATTCACGTCTGGCTGACGCTAGCTTGCCTGGCAACCACGCCGCTGATGTGGCTGGTGACGGCGATTTTCTCGCGGATGGTGCGGCCGCTATACGACCGCAATCGCGAACTGGTGGACAACGTAATTCTGCGGCTGGCCGAGAGCATTCAAGGGGTCCAGGTCATCAAGGGTTTTGGCCGCGAGCAGGAAGAGATCAACCGCTTTGCCGCCGACAACCGCGAGGTGAAAGATCAGCAGCAGGGCATCTTCTGGCGAGTGTCGCTCTTTGGGCCGCTGATTGGTTACATGACGCAGATCAACCTGGTGATTCTGCTCGCGTATGGCGGGTATCTCGTGACGCGCGGCGAACTGCCATTGGGATCCGGTCTCATTGTGTTTGCTGGGCTGCTACAGCAGTTCTCAAGCCAAGTGGCGAATCTGACGAACATTGCCAACAGCGTGCAGCAAAGTTTAAGTGGTGCGCAGCGAGTGTTTGAGATTCTCGACGCGCCCATTCATGTGATGAACCCCGTCGCGCCAGCCCACATCGGTCGAGCTCGCGGCGATGTATCGCTGAACGACATCTGGTTTGAGTACGTGCCCGGTTCGCCGGTCCTTAGCGATGTGAATTTGACGATTCCCGCCGGCACGCGGATCGGCATTCTCGGCGCGACCGGCGCTGGAAAGAGCACGCTGCTGAGCCTCCTCTGCCGTTTCTATGATCCCACCCGCGGATCGATCGCCCTCGATGGTCATGATCTGCGGACGCTTGATCTGGATGAGCTGCGACAAAACATCGGCTTGGTCTTTCAGGAAACATTTCTCTTCAGCAACACGGTGGCCGCGAACATCGCCTTTGGTCATCCGGAGGCGACGCAAGCGCAGGTTGAGAAGGCGGCCAGGATCGCCGCGGCGCATGAGTTTATCGTCGATCTTCCCGATGGGTATCAAACGGTGCTCGGCGAGAGTGGGCTCGATCTATCGGGCGGGCAACGCCAGCGGATCGCGATTGCTCGCGCGGTGCTGCTAGATCCAGCCTTGTTACTGCTCGACGATCCGGCGGCGGCCATCGATCCCCACACTGAGCACGAGATTCTCGGTTCGATCGAACAAGCCATGAGTGGCCGTACGACGTTCATCGTGGCGCACCGCCTGAGCACGCTGCGGGCCTGCGATCTGGTGATGGTGCTCGAGGAAGGACGCATCGTGCAACTGGGTACGCACGACGAACTGCTGGCACAGCAGGGACACTATCGATTGGCCGCGGAATCGCAATTTGCCGAAGCTTGA
- a CDS encoding sensor histidine kinase, which yields MSAEESLESLRAECAALRAEHELLLRERALLHRSLELHERDRQLLAFEIHDGVVQDMAGAAMLLESAARQATFENPAAAANLEKGIRTLRDSVAEARRLIRGLIPVVLDQAGFIASLQKLVRRFEEDHGLQVSLTTNVQLRHLAPAFEMIILRIVQEALNNVSRHSGASAAKVCVEQSGQQLLLTIADDGSGFDPTQVKSTRYGLTGMKERARLIGGVTQIDSQPGRGTRVQVTLPLAEALVDEH from the coding sequence GTGTCTGCCGAAGAATCGCTTGAGTCGCTGCGCGCCGAGTGCGCCGCCTTGCGGGCGGAGCACGAATTGCTGTTGCGCGAACGGGCTCTGCTCCATCGCTCGCTGGAATTGCACGAGCGCGACCGGCAACTGCTGGCCTTTGAAATTCACGACGGCGTGGTGCAGGACATGGCCGGCGCGGCGATGCTGCTGGAATCAGCGGCCCGGCAGGCAACTTTTGAAAATCCTGCAGCAGCGGCGAACCTGGAAAAAGGGATTCGCACCTTAAGGGATAGTGTCGCCGAAGCGCGCCGGCTGATTCGCGGCCTGATTCCTGTGGTGCTCGATCAGGCCGGCTTTATCGCTTCGCTGCAGAAGCTGGTGCGGCGTTTTGAAGAGGATCACGGCTTGCAGGTTTCGCTCACAACAAACGTGCAGCTGCGACATCTGGCGCCGGCCTTCGAAATGATCATCCTTCGCATCGTGCAGGAGGCGCTCAACAATGTCAGCCGCCACAGCGGTGCTTCGGCAGCGAAGGTTTGCGTCGAGCAGAGTGGTCAGCAATTGCTGCTCACCATTGCGGATGACGGAAGTGGGTTTGATCCGACCCAGGTGAAGTCGACCCGTTATGGCCTGACGGGGATGAAAGAGCGAGCTCGCCTGATCGGGGGCGTGACTCAAATCGACAGCCAGCCGGGGCGAGGAACGCGCGTGCAGGTGACGTTGCCGTTGGCCGAAGCGCTGGTTGACGAGCATTGA
- a CDS encoding HD-GYP domain-containing protein has protein sequence MLALLVDDDEIALAMLEHTLQRSGFDVITASNGREALDILRQQTADPQQPRVQLVVSDWDMPGLTGLELCRAVRSGEFEHYIYFVLLTSHRGNDEIVQGLAAGADDFIVKPFHPPELILRVRAGERILGLETRDVTIFALARLAESRDTDTGEHLERVQKYCGCLAKYLLERQMFPNEIDREFIHLIQQTSPLHDIGKVGIPDAILLKPGRFTPEEFEVMKRHTTIGADTLQAALDKYPTAKFLRMARNIALTHHEKYDGTGYPQGLAGNDIPLCGRIVAVADVYDALTTKRVYKDAFPHEQAVQMIGEQAGRHFDPLIVDAFLACANALREISETQRPDPVQSSYEIAYQQQRAVAPAAG, from the coding sequence ATGTTGGCATTATTAGTAGACGACGACGAAATCGCGCTCGCGATGCTGGAGCACACGCTGCAGCGTTCGGGCTTTGACGTCATCACGGCGAGCAACGGCCGCGAAGCGCTCGATATTCTTCGGCAACAAACGGCCGATCCGCAGCAACCGCGCGTGCAACTCGTCGTTTCCGATTGGGATATGCCGGGCCTTACTGGCTTGGAACTGTGCCGCGCGGTTCGCAGTGGCGAGTTCGAGCACTATATCTATTTCGTGCTCCTGACGAGTCATCGCGGCAACGACGAAATTGTGCAAGGTCTCGCGGCCGGCGCCGATGATTTCATTGTCAAACCGTTTCATCCACCGGAACTAATTCTGCGAGTTCGCGCGGGAGAACGAATCCTCGGACTCGAAACACGCGACGTAACGATCTTTGCCCTAGCCCGTCTTGCCGAAAGTCGCGATACCGATACCGGTGAACATCTTGAGCGCGTGCAAAAATACTGCGGCTGCCTGGCAAAATATCTGCTGGAACGGCAGATGTTCCCGAACGAGATCGACCGCGAGTTCATTCACCTGATTCAGCAGACAAGCCCGCTGCACGACATCGGCAAGGTCGGCATTCCCGATGCGATTCTGCTGAAGCCGGGCCGCTTCACTCCCGAAGAATTCGAAGTGATGAAGCGGCACACCACAATCGGCGCCGATACGCTGCAAGCCGCGCTCGATAAATACCCCACGGCCAAGTTCCTGCGCATGGCCCGCAACATCGCGCTGACGCATCACGAAAAATACGACGGCACGGGCTATCCGCAGGGCCTCGCTGGAAACGACATTCCGCTGTGCGGCCGGATCGTCGCCGTTGCCGACGTCTATGACGCGCTCACGACGAAGCGCGTCTACAAAGACGCCTTTCCGCACGAGCAAGCTGTGCAAATGATCGGCGAACAAGCGGGACGCCATTTCGATCCGTTGATTGTCGATGCGTTTCTCGCCTGCGCAAATGCCTTGCGCGAAATCAGCGAAACACAACGGCCCGATCCGGTGCAGAGTTCGTATGAAATCGCGTATCAGCAGCAGCGAGCGGTTGCGCCAGCTGCCGGATAG
- a CDS encoding SHD1 domain-containing protein, which yields MKLWLTSLLFSFVLCSLPFAATPAQEKPAAEKGALRTWKAKEGTFSTEAKLLEKKGEEVVLERQDGKVITVPLAKLSFDDRVYVADWLKNSVFGGPATPAKPVTPPASGDTPAPAKEDAFDAAAVLKSWDVPYEPVQLTLLSRWKLDRKPDYLEFTADGELVYAAFYREAKHLIYQAKDAKLLHTIEYGTAPLTAAAISPDGKHLVTTLGDKGCGVYDIAAQKEVFVHERPKNTTRLLMMAGKSTWLVASQPNGVWHRYPLLGGRGLEVPLPRPADAAGEAPEPAADTHTELASSADGTRLLVSYSSKLGGVLIATFNEDGTAKDPYVVPIRGPLNGPVAMGNRISCFQLVNNQLFWMRQFDEPGNSPLLPFRLLAPAPPQIFVSPDDQFSMIFEPTPGVLTFKHLNSMYSKGFQLYDQYKPELVRMNWGQERLAFCDAEGGLEILKFSGLQSPAQKIDADLQAWLLNKQDDRIEKMAAVLEKEKGEFAGTMGGESKLKFMVNYLLTAQPLRYIKGHPPLVEWNKRAAETRLGRYHRLELAIGAAWRSRGGGFANTVTPEGWKGFHEKLAEAEEIVESFAKEATIPPIAYPLIFDVAKGQQWDEDRVKKIVERMLKECPENHPAHASYSETLMPRWGGEIDDCKKYAERLVKEFPGPVGEGAYTAIALRLHNYHAAGIFDELGLDREKAQAGVKHLFRDQLDTPRYRQTELLMAILARNSEKAREWKAEIVRKNDAWLPGVMQEAFFTKIMTLLN from the coding sequence ATGAAACTTTGGTTGACGAGCCTGCTGTTCTCTTTCGTCCTCTGCTCGCTCCCCTTTGCCGCTACACCCGCGCAGGAAAAGCCCGCCGCTGAAAAAGGTGCGCTGCGAACTTGGAAGGCCAAGGAAGGAACCTTCTCGACCGAAGCGAAGCTCTTGGAAAAGAAGGGCGAGGAAGTTGTTCTGGAACGGCAGGACGGCAAAGTGATCACCGTACCGCTCGCCAAACTCAGCTTCGACGATCGGGTGTATGTCGCCGATTGGTTGAAGAACTCGGTGTTCGGCGGTCCTGCGACACCAGCGAAACCAGTAACGCCTCCGGCATCGGGCGACACTCCTGCACCGGCGAAGGAAGATGCCTTTGATGCCGCCGCGGTTCTGAAGTCTTGGGACGTTCCATACGAGCCCGTTCAATTGACACTGCTATCGCGCTGGAAGCTCGATCGCAAACCAGACTATTTAGAGTTCACCGCCGATGGCGAGCTTGTTTACGCGGCGTTCTATCGCGAAGCGAAGCATCTGATCTATCAAGCCAAGGATGCGAAGCTGCTGCACACAATCGAGTATGGCACGGCGCCCCTCACGGCGGCGGCGATCAGTCCCGATGGCAAGCATCTGGTAACCACGCTCGGCGATAAAGGCTGCGGTGTGTATGACATCGCGGCCCAAAAGGAAGTCTTCGTGCACGAGCGGCCGAAGAACACGACGCGGTTGCTGATGATGGCCGGCAAGTCAACCTGGCTGGTGGCTTCGCAACCAAATGGCGTTTGGCATCGCTATCCATTGCTCGGTGGCCGCGGCTTGGAAGTGCCGTTGCCGAGACCCGCGGATGCGGCAGGCGAAGCCCCTGAGCCGGCGGCCGATACGCACACCGAACTGGCGAGCAGCGCCGATGGCACGCGGCTGCTCGTCAGTTATTCGTCGAAGCTGGGCGGCGTATTGATCGCGACGTTCAACGAAGACGGCACGGCGAAAGATCCGTATGTCGTTCCCATCCGTGGCCCGCTCAACGGGCCAGTCGCCATGGGCAATCGCATCAGCTGTTTCCAGCTGGTGAACAATCAACTCTTTTGGATGCGGCAGTTCGATGAGCCCGGCAATTCGCCGCTGCTCCCTTTCCGGCTGCTTGCTCCGGCTCCGCCGCAGATTTTTGTTTCGCCCGACGATCAGTTTTCGATGATCTTTGAACCGACCCCGGGTGTACTCACTTTCAAACATCTGAACTCGATGTATTCGAAAGGCTTTCAGCTCTACGACCAATACAAACCGGAACTGGTACGCATGAATTGGGGTCAGGAGCGATTGGCCTTTTGCGATGCCGAAGGGGGACTCGAAATCTTGAAATTCAGCGGGCTGCAGTCGCCCGCCCAGAAGATCGATGCCGATCTTCAAGCCTGGCTCTTGAACAAGCAGGACGATCGCATCGAAAAAATGGCAGCGGTACTCGAGAAAGAAAAGGGCGAATTCGCTGGCACGATGGGGGGCGAATCGAAGCTGAAGTTCATGGTGAACTATCTCCTGACCGCCCAGCCGCTGCGTTACATCAAGGGACATCCGCCGCTGGTGGAATGGAACAAGCGGGCTGCCGAGACGCGCCTCGGCCGTTATCACCGCCTGGAACTCGCCATCGGCGCGGCGTGGCGATCACGCGGTGGTGGTTTCGCCAACACCGTGACTCCCGAAGGCTGGAAGGGCTTTCATGAGAAGCTCGCCGAAGCCGAGGAGATCGTCGAGTCGTTCGCCAAGGAAGCGACCATTCCGCCGATTGCCTATCCGCTGATCTTCGATGTTGCCAAGGGACAGCAGTGGGATGAAGACCGCGTCAAGAAAATCGTCGAGCGGATGCTGAAGGAATGCCCCGAGAATCACCCCGCGCATGCCTCGTATTCGGAAACGCTCATGCCACGCTGGGGTGGCGAAATCGATGATTGTAAGAAGTACGCCGAGCGTCTAGTCAAGGAATTTCCCGGCCCGGTGGGCGAAGGCGCCTACACAGCGATCGCCTTGCGACTGCACAACTATCACGCCGCGGGAATCTTCGACGAGCTCGGTCTCGACCGCGAGAAAGCGCAAGCCGGCGTGAAGCACCTCTTTCGCGATCAGCTCGATACACCCCGTTATCGGCAAACCGAGCTGCTGATGGCCATTCTCGCCCGCAACAGCGAGAAGGCCCGCGAATGGAAAGCGGAGATCGTTCGCAAGAACGACGCCTGGCTGCCGGGTGTGATGCAGGAGGCGTTCTTCACCAAAATCATGACACTGCTGAACTAG
- a CDS encoding CotH kinase family protein: MRDSIQRRTFLGIAATAAAIDWANLPQTALAQQNSPLPRKKSKSPDASDAFFINGEIPTMKIFIEDGELNKLRGNLRAYVKCRVVENDKTEYKDVGIKCKGAAGSFRSIDDRPAVTLNMGKYVKKQNFHAMIKFHLNNSVQDPSYLHEIICSDINLAGGVAAARATHARVWINNRDLGFYGLKEGFDKNFLKRHFADNDGNLYDGGFCQDIDGNMERDEGKGADDKADVKALVAACREGDAAKRWERVDALLDVDNFLSFMALELMCCHWDGYCNNRNNYKFYFDPTNKKAYFFPHGMDQMFGDTNTSVLNVPGAMVANAVMSNPEWRGRYRDRLNELLPIFNPPDKLHQRLDQIHARTRPVLAAINANAGNDHDNQMKGLKERLTNRAKSLVTQNATIEPRPLKFDSNGVGKVAIWAPQPATDAMLTEDTPTGVKCMVIGVGASGRCADSFRTKVLLQAGTYKLQGKARVTEVAAVTESSGTGAGLRLSGGQRTNKLEGTTGWTDLEHEFVVTQPTQEVALVAEMRATKGKVWFDVNSMQIVKVKK, from the coding sequence ATGCGCGACTCGATTCAGCGGCGGACATTTCTGGGTATCGCGGCCACGGCTGCCGCCATCGATTGGGCCAATCTGCCACAGACCGCCCTGGCTCAGCAGAACAGCCCGCTACCGCGCAAAAAGAGCAAATCGCCCGACGCCAGCGATGCGTTCTTCATCAACGGCGAAATCCCCACGATGAAAATCTTCATCGAGGATGGCGAACTGAACAAGCTCCGCGGCAACCTGCGGGCTTATGTGAAGTGCCGCGTCGTTGAGAACGACAAGACCGAATACAAAGATGTCGGCATCAAGTGCAAAGGAGCGGCGGGGAGCTTTCGCAGCATCGACGACCGGCCGGCCGTCACGCTGAACATGGGCAAGTATGTGAAGAAGCAAAACTTCCATGCGATGATCAAGTTTCATCTCAACAACAGCGTACAGGATCCGTCGTATCTGCACGAAATTATCTGCAGCGATATCAACCTGGCCGGCGGCGTGGCGGCGGCTCGCGCGACGCATGCCCGCGTCTGGATTAACAATCGCGATCTGGGTTTTTACGGACTGAAAGAGGGCTTCGATAAGAACTTCCTCAAACGCCACTTTGCCGACAACGACGGCAATCTTTACGACGGCGGATTTTGCCAGGATATCGACGGCAACATGGAGCGCGACGAGGGTAAAGGCGCTGACGACAAAGCCGATGTGAAAGCGCTGGTCGCCGCCTGCCGAGAGGGAGATGCCGCGAAGCGTTGGGAACGGGTGGATGCCCTGCTCGACGTCGACAACTTCCTCAGTTTCATGGCGCTCGAGCTGATGTGTTGCCACTGGGACGGCTATTGCAACAACCGCAACAACTACAAGTTCTACTTCGATCCGACGAATAAAAAGGCGTATTTCTTTCCGCACGGCATGGATCAGATGTTCGGAGATACGAATACCAGCGTGCTCAACGTGCCGGGCGCGATGGTGGCCAATGCGGTGATGTCGAATCCTGAGTGGCGAGGCCGTTATCGCGATCGCCTAAACGAACTGCTGCCGATTTTTAACCCGCCGGATAAGTTACATCAGCGGCTCGACCAGATTCACGCTCGCACCCGCCCCGTGCTCGCCGCAATCAATGCGAACGCCGGGAACGATCACGACAATCAAATGAAGGGGTTGAAAGAACGCCTCACCAACCGCGCGAAAAGCCTGGTAACGCAAAACGCGACCATCGAACCGCGGCCGCTGAAGTTCGACTCGAATGGCGTGGGCAAGGTCGCGATTTGGGCGCCGCAACCGGCCACCGATGCAATGCTGACGGAAGATACTCCCACGGGCGTGAAGTGCATGGTAATCGGCGTTGGCGCCAGTGGCCGTTGCGCCGATTCCTTCCGCACGAAAGTGTTGCTCCAGGCCGGCACGTACAAGCTGCAAGGCAAGGCTCGCGTCACCGAAGTGGCTGCCGTTACCGAATCCTCCGGCACGGGCGCTGGCCTGCGTCTCTCCGGCGGTCAGCGAACCAACAAACTGGAAGGAACTACCGGCTGGACCGATCTGGAACATGAGTTCGTGGTCACCCAGCCGACACAGGAAGTCGCCCTTGTCGCCGAAATGCGCGCGACGAAGGGGAAGGTTTGGTTCGATGTGAATTCGATGCAGATTGTGAAGGTTAAGAAGTAG